The DNA sequence CTTTCCCACGCCCGGGTCGCCCTCGAGGAACAGCGGCAACCTGAGTTTCATCGCGAGGAAGACCGCCGCGGCGAGCCCGGGAGCGGCCAGGTAGTTCAACCTCGCGAGTTCCTCCGCGATCCGTTCCGGCGTGGAAAAGGAAGCGTTCGGCATCGGTCGAGATTCGGCCCGGGGCCGTACGCCTGTCGATCCTATGAACGGGTGATCCGCCTTACTGATCGACCGAGCGGGCGGGCCGCCACGAGTGCGGAGAGGACCGGCCGGGCCGCCACCGACCGATCCCGGCGAGTGTCGTGGAAACGGTCGCGCCGGACCGGTCACGTGCGATCCGTGGAGCCGTCGAATCCGCGTTGACCGGCCATGATGCAAGGTGCGGCGCGGGGAGTGCCATCGACCGACGGACGTCATTGTCGTCTAGAGTGCGAGACGCGGTCGCGACTCCTCGGCCCGTCCGTCACGAGTTCCGCGAAGGAGAAACATGGTCAGTTTCGACGCTGTCGCCCTTCCGACTTGCGAGCCGAACTTCCGTCCGCAGGCGGCGGCCGAGGAGATCCTCGCCTGGGTCTCGTCGCCGCCGATGCGTGCGCTGGTCGAGGAGTACGACGGCGTCCTGCCCTCGGCCGGCGTCGGCGAGCTGCTGGAGTGGCTCGACGCGTTCTCCGACCGGCACTGGAACTTCCGCAAGCGGGGCAACGTCGAGCGGGACCAGGTGACGGCGCCGACGTTCGAGCCGGCCCGGGCCGCGCTCGTGCTCGCCGCGGCGACCGCACTGCGTCTCGTCGAGCCGGCCGAACCGCCCCGCGCGGCGTACGACCACCTGCTCGTCCTGGGTGGCCTCGGGCGGGCCTGCCTGCAACGCACCGAGTACGCCGCCCGGCTCGTCCGCGAGGGCGTCGTCTCGGTCGGCGAGGTGGCGGCGCTCGGCAGCTTCCGACCGCTGACCGAGCCGGAGACCACGCTGCCCGGCCTGGCCGACGGTCGGTTCGAGATGGACGCGATGGACGTCGGTGCGCGCCACGCGTTCGGGCTCGCCGAGCCGGCGCGGTGTGAGTCCTCCGAGGGGGCGGTGACGCACCGGTCCTGGCAGGTGCGCACGTACCGGCCGGTCGGCGGCCCGCCGGTGCAGGTGCTCGCCGCGCCGTCCAGCGAGCCCGAGCTGCGTCGCGCCAACACCCCCGACACGTACGATTTCTGGGCCCGGCGCTCCAGTCTCCGGCCGACGGACCGGATTCTCGTCGTCACCTCCCCGATCTACGTGCCGTTCCAGCACAGCGACGCGATCCGCATGCTGGCGGCGCGCCACGGCTGCGGGATCGACACGATCGGCTTCGACCCGGCGCGGTCCTCGGTGCCGCTCGCGCCGGGTGCCACCAATCCCGACCGCTACCTCCAGGAGATCCGCTCCGGGATCCTGTCGATGCAGCGGTTGCACCGGGCGTTGGCCGGGAGCCTGGCCGCGTGACGGCGGCGGTCTTCGCCGCGGTGCCGTTGCCCACCACCGGGCCGCCGGCCGGCCGCGCGGACGGGTCCGTCGCCGGGCCGGCGCCAGCGGACCGGGCCGGCATCGCCGAGGGGATCGCCTCCTGGGTGGACTCGCCGGCGATGACCGCACTGCTGGCCGAGTTCGGCGGTGGGCCCCGGCCGGTCGGTCCGCTCGGCGACCGTCTGGACGCGCTGGCGGAGTTCTCCGCCCGGTGGGACTACCGGAAGGGGCTGGAGCGCCACCAGGCGGTGGGGGAGAGCTTCGCCGCTGGCACCGACGCGCGCATCCGGTCGGCGGCGAGGTCGTTGGGGCTGGCCGGCCGCGTGATGCCGAGGAGCCTGTGGTTCGACCACGTCCTGGTGCTCGGCGGCGGCGTCCGCACCATGATGGCCCGTGCGCATCTGGCCGCCGCGATCCTGCGCCGGGGGGTGCGCGCCGGCTCGGTCGCGGGGCTGGGCAGCCTGCGGCCGATTCCGGAGCAGAACGTGATCGCCGCCGGGCTCGGGCTGGGCGCCGTCGCGACCGAGGGCGACGCGGTCGACGAGGCGCTGCGGCACGCCTTCGGCGCGGCGCCCGCCACCGAGCGGCGCTCCGGCACGACCGGGGCCGGTCAGCCCTGGTGGGTCCGGTCCCATCGGGACGTGGATCCGCCGGTGCACGTGCTGGCCGCACCGTCGACCCGGGCGGGCGAGCGGGCCAACACGGCGGACACGTTGGTCGGCTGGGCGGAGCTGGTGCGGCCGGCGTCGGTCGGCGCGCGACTGCTGGTGGTCACGACCGACATCTTCGTACCGTTCCAGCACTGCGACGCCGTCCGGCTGCTCGGCCTGCGGTACGGCTGCCGGGTGGAGACGGTGGGCTTCGACAGCGGCGCCGATCCCTGGGTGCCGCCGCCGGCGACCTCCGCGATCCTCCAGGAGGTCCGGTCCGCCATCCGGTCCATGCGGGTGTTGTACCAGGCGGTCGCCTGAGCGTGGCCCGGCCCGTCTCGACCGTCGCGCGGCACGGTCAGCCCCGGTCCAGCGGGATGACCTCCGTCGGTTCCGGGGTGTCGTCGGCCGGCTCCCGTGGCGCGGGCGGTGTCGGCGCGACGCTGCCGGCCCGCTGTTTGTCCGGGGTCCAGGCGAACGCGAGTGCGCCACCGACCAGCGCCAGCAGCATGCCGATGACGAACCCGCCGAGGTTCGAGGTGAGCCAGGAGACCAGCCCGAGCAGCAGCGACAGCAGCGCGTAGAAGACGCGTTGCTGCGGGGTGGCGATCAGCAGCGCGCCGCAGAGCACGAGGATCGCCGGGACCAGGTAGGCGGCCAGTCCCTGCGGCCCGACGTGCAGCAGCACCCCGAGCGGCGCGCGCAGCGTCACCAGCATCTCGACGCCGCCGAGCGCGATGAGTAGGCCGGCGACGAACGGCCGGGCCCGCCGCCAGCGGCGCCAGCGCCCGCCGGGGCGGGCGTCCGGCGCCGCGTGCTGTCCGACGGTCATCGTCAGCACCCGTCGGAGCTGAAGCCCATGTGCAGGTTGGGCAGCGTGAAGACCGCGGCGGTGGTGGCGTAGTTGTTCTGCCGCAGGTTGGTGATGGTCACCGAGTCGGCCTGCTGGGCGAAGACGCCGGGGTTGCCCTTCACGCCGGGAACCTGGTCGACGGTGCTGGCGTCCTGCCCGACGTTGATGTTGCGGAACGAGGCGTTGCCGGCGACCTCGTCGCCGTCGACGACCAGCGTGCGGGCGGTGACCGGCTTGCCGGAGCCGCCCGCGGTGATCCGCAGGTTGATCCCGCCCAGGCTGATGTTCTGGCAGAGGTTGGTCAGCTCGGCCTTGTCGATGGCCGACACGATCACCACCACCTGGCCGCCGGTGTCGCCCTGGTTGGGGCTGTCCGGGAT is a window from the Micromonospora sp. DSM 45708 genome containing:
- a CDS encoding DUF6230 family protein, whose product is MSEQTAPIEPAPPSSGVRWRRFAVTLGAVAAGAAGMVVLTAQGVLGAQFAISGMPFTVTADKLEGTGFEQFATLDQMIPDSPNQGDTGGQVVVIVSAIDKAELTNLCQNISLGGINLRITAGGSGKPVTARTLVVDGDEVAGNASFRNINVGQDASTVDQVPGVKGNPGVFAQQADSVTITNLRQNNYATTAAVFTLPNLHMGFSSDGC
- a CDS encoding DUF6114 domain-containing protein — translated: MTVGQHAAPDARPGGRWRRWRRARPFVAGLLIALGGVEMLVTLRAPLGVLLHVGPQGLAAYLVPAILVLCGALLIATPQQRVFYALLSLLLGLVSWLTSNLGGFVIGMLLALVGGALAFAWTPDKQRAGSVAPTPPAPREPADDTPEPTEVIPLDRG